One stretch of Zingiber officinale cultivar Zhangliang chromosome 6B, Zo_v1.1, whole genome shotgun sequence DNA includes these proteins:
- the LOC121990086 gene encoding uncharacterized protein At1g28695-like isoform X2: MSNSGSISGHAITGFLLFVVVICVGFLLPHESRVTYFRSQWMTKTEPTPLPKDELEASLERLSMPNKTLIIAVLNKAYIEQNGMLQLFLQGFREGHDTCFLIHHLLFVAVDQASFDHCLAQHLNCYKLVADGVDFSAEAFYNSNEFLDMMWRRTQFLGDVLRRGYSFIFTDMDVLWLRNPFSKLHYEGEDMLMSSDWFNGNPFDDSNFFNTGFYFASPNNGTIALFDEWYASKNSSGKNDQDTLLQMKRDGVFRRLGLKVRYLDTNSFTCFCHKSKDFGEVVTVHANCCVTVKAKLTDLTAVLEVWKANNGTSNVTWPAETGFCL, from the exons ATGAGCAACTCAGGCAGCATCTCTGGCCATGCCATCACCGGTTTTCTTCTGTTTGTTGTGGTCATCTGTGTCGGCTTCTTGCTGCCTCATGAGTCGAGGGTGACTTACTTTCGCTCTCAATGGATG ACCAAAACAGAGCCAACTCCATTGCCAAAAGATGAACTAGAAGCATCGCTGGAGAGGCTCTCAATGCCCAACAAGACCCTCATCATCGCAGTGCTCAACAAGGCATACATCGAACAAAACGGCATGTTGCAGCTCTTCCTTCAGGGCTTTCGAGAAGGCCATGACACTTGCTTTCTGATCCATCATCTCCTCTTCGTTGCGGTGGACCAGGCTTCCTTCGACCATTGCCTTGCCCAGCACCTCAACTGCTACAAGCTTGTCGCAGATGGCGTCGACTTCTCCGCTGAGGCATTCTACAATTCGAACGAGTTTCTTGATATGATGTGGAGGAGGACCCAATTCCTTGGTGATGTTCTCAGGCGTGGATACAGCTTCATTTTCACA GATATGGATGTGTTGTGGCTACGGAATCCGTTCTCGAAGCTACACTATGAAGGGGAGGATATGCTAATGAGCAGTGACTGGTTCAATGGCAATCCCTTTGACGACTCCAACTTCTTCAACACAGGGTTCTACTTTGCGTCCCCGAACAATGGAACTATAGCTTTGTTCGATGAATGGTATGCATCTAAGAACTCATCGGGAAAGAATGATCAAGATACGTTGCTGCAGATGAAGAGGGATGGAGTCTTTAGGAGGCTGGGGCTGAAAGTTAGGTACCTGGACACAAATTCCTTCACCTGTTTCTGCCACAAGAGTAAGGATTTTGGTGAAGTAGTCACAGTGCACGCGAATTGTTGTGTGACTGTGAAGGCCAAGCTTACAGATCTCACAGCTGTGCTCGAGGTTTGGAAAGCTAACAACGGGACATCAAATGTGACATGGCCGGCAGAAACTGGGTTTTGCTTGTGA
- the LOC121990086 gene encoding uncharacterized protein At1g28695-like isoform X1, whose protein sequence is MSNSGSISGHAITGFLLFVVVICVGFLLPHESRVTYFRSQWMVNYTKTEPTPLPKDELEASLERLSMPNKTLIIAVLNKAYIEQNGMLQLFLQGFREGHDTCFLIHHLLFVAVDQASFDHCLAQHLNCYKLVADGVDFSAEAFYNSNEFLDMMWRRTQFLGDVLRRGYSFIFTDMDVLWLRNPFSKLHYEGEDMLMSSDWFNGNPFDDSNFFNTGFYFASPNNGTIALFDEWYASKNSSGKNDQDTLLQMKRDGVFRRLGLKVRYLDTNSFTCFCHKSKDFGEVVTVHANCCVTVKAKLTDLTAVLEVWKANNGTSNVTWPAETGFCL, encoded by the exons ATGAGCAACTCAGGCAGCATCTCTGGCCATGCCATCACCGGTTTTCTTCTGTTTGTTGTGGTCATCTGTGTCGGCTTCTTGCTGCCTCATGAGTCGAGGGTGACTTACTTTCGCTCTCAATGGATGGTAAACTAT ACCAAAACAGAGCCAACTCCATTGCCAAAAGATGAACTAGAAGCATCGCTGGAGAGGCTCTCAATGCCCAACAAGACCCTCATCATCGCAGTGCTCAACAAGGCATACATCGAACAAAACGGCATGTTGCAGCTCTTCCTTCAGGGCTTTCGAGAAGGCCATGACACTTGCTTTCTGATCCATCATCTCCTCTTCGTTGCGGTGGACCAGGCTTCCTTCGACCATTGCCTTGCCCAGCACCTCAACTGCTACAAGCTTGTCGCAGATGGCGTCGACTTCTCCGCTGAGGCATTCTACAATTCGAACGAGTTTCTTGATATGATGTGGAGGAGGACCCAATTCCTTGGTGATGTTCTCAGGCGTGGATACAGCTTCATTTTCACA GATATGGATGTGTTGTGGCTACGGAATCCGTTCTCGAAGCTACACTATGAAGGGGAGGATATGCTAATGAGCAGTGACTGGTTCAATGGCAATCCCTTTGACGACTCCAACTTCTTCAACACAGGGTTCTACTTTGCGTCCCCGAACAATGGAACTATAGCTTTGTTCGATGAATGGTATGCATCTAAGAACTCATCGGGAAAGAATGATCAAGATACGTTGCTGCAGATGAAGAGGGATGGAGTCTTTAGGAGGCTGGGGCTGAAAGTTAGGTACCTGGACACAAATTCCTTCACCTGTTTCTGCCACAAGAGTAAGGATTTTGGTGAAGTAGTCACAGTGCACGCGAATTGTTGTGTGACTGTGAAGGCCAAGCTTACAGATCTCACAGCTGTGCTCGAGGTTTGGAAAGCTAACAACGGGACATCAAATGTGACATGGCCGGCAGAAACTGGGTTTTGCTTGTGA